The following nucleotide sequence is from Halomonas chromatireducens.
CGCATCTCGAAGCATGACAGCTGCCGCCGCTGACGACACGCTGGCTGGCGGCGCTGACGCTGGGTGCGGGTGAGCGTCTTACGCGGGAAGAGTGGGATCTGCTCAATGCCAGTGGCACCACACACCTGATGGTGATTTCGGGGCTGCATGTGGGGCTGGTGGCGACCTTTACACTGCTCATGGCGCGGGGGCTTGCACGGCTGGTCGCTCCACGGCGCTGGCGGCTGGCGGTCTGGCCCTGGTGGCTGGCCGGTGTAGTGGCCATCGGCTATGCCTGGCTGGCAGGGCTGCAGCCCCCGGCCATGCGGGCCATGATCATGACCTTGATCGGTCTCTGGGTGGCCAGCGGCCGCCATGCGCCGGGTCCGTGGCAGGCCTGGTGGCTGGCGCTGGGGCTGATCGTGGTACTGGACCCGCTATCGGTGTGGCGCCCCGGTTTATGGCTGTCTTTTATCGCCGTGGCGCTGCTGATCGTGATCTGGCAGGGGCGGCCGCGGCCTGCAGGCCCCCGTGGATGGGCCTGGGCGCTGCTGCGAACCCAGCTGTTGCTGGCGCCGCTGATGGCGGCAGCTGTGCTGCTTGCCTTCGCTCGGCTGGCCCCCGCCGCACCGGTCGTCAACCTGGTGGCCGTACCGGTCGTCAGCTCCCTGCTCGTCCCGCTGGGTCTGCTGGGCTGGCTGCTCACGCCGGTGCCGGTGCTTTCCACTCTGTGCTGGTGGCTCTTCGAGCGCATCACCCTGGCGTTGATCGCATTGCTCGAACTCGCGGTCGCCTGGTTACCGTTGTGGTGGCCGTCAACAGAGATGATTCTGCCGCTGGCGCTCATGCTGGGGCTGATCGCCCTGCTATGGGCACTCCCGGGACTGGCGGCGACGCTGCGTGTCGGTGGCAGTCTGCTGCTGGTACCGGCGATGCTGGGGCTGGCGGAGCCAACCCAGGAGCCCGGTTCGCTGCGGGTGCGGATACAGGATGTTGGGCAGGGTCAACTGGTGGAGCTGCGCAGCGCCAACTACC
It contains:
- a CDS encoding DNA internalization-related competence protein ComEC/Rec2 translates to MTTRWLAALTLGAGERLTREEWDLLNASGTTHLMVISGLHVGLVATFTLLMARGLARLVAPRRWRLAVWPWWLAGVVAIGYAWLAGLQPPAMRAMIMTLIGLWVASGRHAPGPWQAWWLALGLIVVLDPLSVWRPGLWLSFIAVALLIVIWQGRPRPAGPRGWAWALLRTQLLLAPLMAAAVLLAFARLAPAAPVVNLVAVPVVSSLLVPLGLLGWLLTPVPVLSTLCWWLFERITLALIALLELAVAWLPLWWPSTEMILPLALMLGLIALLWALPGLAATLRVGGSLLLVPAMLGLAEPTQEPGSLRVRIQDVGQGQLVELRSANYRMLYDAGPRFASGFAPLAALWPPGQRFDRVMVSHDDIDHAGGVPLLAEEHLVGEFLAPPGETIDVPFTPCLRGQHWQRDGVTYRVLWPPEDTAALSSNDRSCVLEVTVGADRLLLTGDVGREVERAFLLDVERPVTALLAGHHGSRTSSGPQLVQSLAPRHVIYSAGRHNAFGHPHDEVVRRFRRAGSCQWSTALDGAVTLWLGRERESFIQATRVMPWRRSGVEGECHAVESPH